From Salmo salar chromosome ssa04, Ssal_v3.1, whole genome shotgun sequence, one genomic window encodes:
- the LOC106603051 gene encoding palmitoyl-protein thioesterase ABHD10, mitochondrial, with the protein MASTLARHFSRIFQLTLHVQRKSVTFSGVRHKSSTVQYATRPDLPKLAYRKVKGKSPGVVFLPGFASNMGGKKAEALEEFCKSLGHAYIRFDYTGCGSSEGEMVDGTVGTWKRDVLYVLDELVEGPQILVGSSMGGWLMCLAAIARPEKTAAMVGISTAADHFVTVFNTLPIEARKEIEEKGQWVVPTKHNEEGSITFTTEFLKEAEQHCVLQSPIPVTCPVRLIHGMKDQDVPWHISMQLAERVLSNDVDVILRKHGQHRMAEKEDIKLIVYTIDDLIDKLTTLV; encoded by the exons GAGTGAGACACAAGTCGTCTACAGTGCAGTATGCGACACGCCCTGACCTGCCGAAGCTAGCCTATAGAAAAGTGAAGGGGAAGAGCCCAGGTGTAGTCTTCTTGCCCGGGTTTGCCTCTAACATGGGGGGGAAGAAAGCAGAAGCCCTTGAGGAGTTCTGCAAATCACTAGGCCACGCTTACATAAG GTTTGACTATACAGGCTGTGGGTCATCTGAAGGTGAAATGGTAGACGGCACTGTCGGCACTTGGAAGAGGGATGTTCTATATGTATTGGACGAGCTTGTGGAGGGGCCACAA ATTCTGGTTGGCTCCAgtatgggtggctggctgatgTGCCTGGCAGCCATAGCTCGTCCAGAAAAAACTGCGGCCATGGTTGGTATCTCTACAGCAGCTGACCACTTTGTAACTGTCTTCAATACACTTCCTATTGAG GCGAGGAAGGAGATTGAAGAGAAGGGGCAGTGGGTGGTTCCTACCAAACACAACGAGGAGGGCTCCATCACGTTCACCACAGAGTTCCTGAAGGAGGCAGAGCAGCACTGCGTTCTGCAGAGCCCCATTCCAGTGACCTGCCCGGTGAGGCTCATCCATGGGATGAAGGACCAGGATGTGCCCTGGCACATCTCCATGCAGCTAGCCGAACGTGTGCTTAGCAATGACGTTGACGTCATCTTGCGCAAGCATGGCCAGCACCGCATGGCAGAAAAGGAGGACATCAAGCTCATAGTCTACACCATCGATGACCTAATAGACAAGCTGACCACTTTGGTTTGA